In Fibrobacter sp. UWP2, the sequence CCAGGCGTTTGCGAAACGCCTGCCAAAAAGCCGATTCCCCGGGCGTCATCAATGACGATTCGCCCAAACGCCAGCCAAAGCGGAGCGTTTCGAGCGGGAAGTCAATGCCAAAAGTCACCACCGCCGGGCGAACCGCCTGAAACATGCGGAAACACCCCCACTCGGGCGAAATCTCCAGCGTGAATTTTTCGGCAACGCCCTGCTTGCAAACGCTCAGGTGCAAGCGCAAGTGATTCTCCTTGTCAGGGTTCACCGTGGCGATGGAGAGCGCCGCACCATCCTCATCGAACAACTCCTTCATCTGCGACAGGGTCTCATAAAGCGAAAGCAACGGCGCCTTGTGCGGGGCAGCTTCCAGCGCCGCATAAAAAGCGTCGTCAATCGAGGTCTTTTTGCCTTCCAGGGACTTTTTCACAGCCTTCGGGAGCTCGCGGATTACCGATTCGACCATCCATTCGCGCCACTGGTGAATAGCCATGGCTAAGTTCGCGGGCGAAACCTGCGTAAGCAAGTCGTAGGGCAAATTGAGGTTAATGCCGTCGCAGTCGCGCGTGGCGTCAAAAACCATCTCGCCCACCACCACGCGGTCGCCAATGCGGAACTGCTCGAGGGAGCCGCCGAGAGTGGGCTTTGGCAGCAACTTTTTATTATGCGTGTCACCCAGGCCCTTCGACAAGCTCAGGGTAAACTCCGTCGAAGGGTCTATCAACGGATGCATTAAATTCTTCGACTCCGTGCTTCGCACTCCGCTCAGAATGACACCGCTTATTTCACTCTCATTCTGGTCCAGCCAGAATTTCGCATCGAATTTCAGAAACTGGTCGGTGTGTTCGCGGATGTAGTCCTTGAGCGTTTTGATGGAATTCACCTCATGCGCAATGCGCACGTAGTAATCCACCAGCGCATCTTCGCTCGGGGCTAGCCCGAATTGGCGCTTGCGGGCTTCCAGCGCATGCAGGTCCTCGACGACGCGTTCATTGTGCGTCATGAAGGCAAACGGGCGCGCCATCTGGCCAAGCACTACGGCCTCGCGCCAGAAAATCTCGGCACATTCCTCGGGATTCACGCGGGCGTAATCCACGCGGTGGCCACGGCTAATCACGAGCCCGCGGAAACTCACCTCCTCCACCGCTTCCACAAAACCGCGATCCTGGTTCCACGTAGGCGCATACCAGCGGCGCGTGCAGAAGGGCTCCGCCACCTGCATAATCCATTCGGGCTTGATTTCGGCGGCCTTGTTGAGGAAGATGCGGCTCGTCTCGCGCACCTCGGCGCTAAAGAGCCATTCTGCGCTCTTGCCGTAAAGGTCACTGCCCGGGAACACGTGCGTCTCGCGCCCGCTCACCAGGCGGTAGCAACCGTTCTCGATATCGCGGAGCGCAATGCCGCCCAGGAATCCCGAAAGCAAGGCAATGTGCAGGTTGTCGCGGTGGAAACTGTCGAGCGGGCATACGCGATTCTCGAATTTCACGTCGAGGATGCGCCCGAACTGTTCGTACAAATCAATCCATTCGCGGCACCGCAAAAAGTGCAGGCTGTTCTTGTCGCAGAACTTGCGCAGTTTATTCCAGGTCTTGCCATCCCATTCGGCGCAGAAGGCATTCCACATGCAGATGAACGTGAGGAAATCGCTCTTGTGGCCCGCGAACTTGCGGTGCAGCTGGCGAATGCGGGTGCGTTCGGGTTCTTCGCTCGGCACCACGCGCGGATCCTGGATGGAGAGCGCCGAGCAGACAATCAACGCGGGCTGCAATACGCCGGCATCACGCGCCCGCAATAGCACCGCCGAGAGCGCCACATCCATCGGAAGGCGCGTCATCTCGCGGCCAAGTTTGGTCACATGCCCGCTAGCGTTATCGGCGGTCAACGCACCGAGTTCAAAAAGCGTCTTGTACGCGCCGCGGAACGCCGAATGCGGCGGCGACTGCAAAAACGGGAAATTCTCGAGTTCCAGCCCGAGGCTGCGAAGTTGCAGAACCACGTTCGCGAGATTACTCCGCCGGATTTCCGGCTCCGTAAACTCGTCTCGCTTCTCAAAATCCTCGGGAGAATAGAGGCGGATACAAACACCAGGCTTTACGCGCCCCGCACGCCCTGTGCGCTGCCGGGCACTTGCCTTCGAGATATCCTCGACAGGCAACCCCTGGATTCGAGACTGCGCGTTGTACCGCGAAATGCGGGCCGTACCCGTATCCACCACGTAGGCGATTCCCGGAATCGTGAGCGAAGTTTCCGCGATGTTCGTCGCGAGCACCACGCGGGTCTTTTCCGTACGCCTGAAGATGCGGCGCTGTTCGTCGGGGCTCATGCGCCCGTAAAGCGGCAAGATGTCGAAAGTCGCAGAGTCCAGTTCGTGCGCGAGCTCGCCCGCCAAATCTTGAATGTCGCGTTCCGTCGGTAAAAAACACAATAGGTGGTCGCGGTGGCGCGTTTCCAAATCGAGAATCGCATCGCGCGCCTCGTCCAAAAGGCCCGAATCACCCTTGCCGCTGGTGTCGCGGAATCTCGGCCCTTCGGCAAGCTCAGGGACCTTACTTAAGGTCGGTGAGCCTGTCGAACCGCCGCCGAAATAGTACTCCACATCGACGGGGAACGTTCTTCCCTCGGCTTCGAGCACGCAGCTGTTGTCGTAGAATTCCTCGAAGAGCTTGGCATCGAGCGTCGCGGAAGCCACAATCAATTTGAATTCCGGACGAGCCTGCAAAACCGTCTTGAAAATGCCGAGCAGAATGTCGATGTTCAACGAGCGTTCATGCGCTTCGTCAATCACGATGGCCGAATACTGCCTAAAGAGTCTGTCGCGACGGAATTCCTGCAGCAAAATGCCATCCGTCATCACCTTGATGGGAGCATCACTCTGGCCCTGCTCCCAGAAACGGATCTTGGTGCTGACAAGAGTTTCGTCTTTCAACTCTTCGCGCAGGCGGTCCGCAATCGAAATCGCCGCAAGTCGGCGGGGCTCTGTAACACCGATTTTGAAAGGGTTCTGAGGTCGCGCTTCGCGCTCTGTGGTATGGGCACGGGCTTCGCCCTTCGAGGAATACCATTCTAATAAAAACTTCGGCAACTGCGTCGACTTGCCCGAACCGGTGTCTGCCTTGACAATCACCACCTGATGCTTCTCGAGCATCTCGAAGAACTCTTCCCGATGTTCAACGACAGGAAGGTCCGGGTAGGCGATTTTCAAGTTCTCGTAAGACATTTGGCAATGGATAATTGATAATGGATAATGGATGATGTAAAATTATAAATCATCAATTATCAATCATCAATCACTCTTTAATGTGCCCACACTTGTCGCAGGTGAGTTTATAGCTGTTGTCGGGGTCAACGACCATCACGCCGTCACAATCCGGCTTTTCGCACGGGAGTTCACCCGGCATCACTTCACGGTATGTCTGTTTTTCTTCCATATCCCAAATATAGAAAATGCTACGGGACGAACTTCTCAATCACCTCGGTAATTCCCGAATGGTTGTTGTCGTTTACCGTCACGTAATCGGCAATGTCCTTCACCACCTGCGAGGCATTCGCCATCGCGACACCGACACCGGCAGCTTCAATCATCGGGCAATCGTTCTCTTCGTCGCCCACCGCAATCGTATCGGCAATCGGCACCTTGTAAAAATCCGCCATGAACTTCACCGCATCGCCCTTGTTGCTCTGCATGTGCGAAAACTCGAGCATCTCGGGCTTGCTGAACACGTCGAAGAGCTTGCCCTCGGTAGTCTTGCGCATCTCGGTGCGGAAATCCACGAGGCCAGAATGTTCGAAAGGCGTAATGATATTCACCTTGATGGGTGGCTTCACCACGACATTGACGAACTCGCCGTAATACTCGCGGATATCCTTCACCACCACGTAATCCATCTTCATCAGGCGGCAATACGTCTTGAGCTGTTCCGTCTCGTATTCCGAGACAACGAGGTCGCCCGAGTAGGTGTGCGCGTGCATCCCGTGGGCGTGCGCGGCATCCATGATGGCCTTGACCTCGTCGACGGGAATGTAGCGTGTGAGAATCGGCTTCTTTTCGCCGCAATCGTAGATGAGCCCTCCGTTAAAACTCACGAGGAAGAATCCCGGTTCCAGGAACCCGTACTGTTCCGCCAGTTGTTTCACGCTCGTAAGCGGCCGGCCCGTAGTCATCACGAACTTGTGGCCCGCATCGATCATCGCGCGGATGGAACGCATGTCGGTTTCCGAAATACGCTTGTCGTCGGTCAGGAGCGTGCCGTCAAGGTCTGTGAACAGGATTTTCATCGGGCTAAAATTTAGAAATTTTACGCAAGGTCAGGGCAAATCATACGTGATTTTTCAATGACATCAAAGAAACTAGACGCGACCAGACTGCATAAAATGACACTTTATGACATCATGATTAATGTATATTATGCATGTACGGAGGGAAAGCATTACTTTTTGTGTCGAAAAAAGGGTAAATTATTTCTTATGAAGTTTCTGTTAATTTTAGCAGCTTTAACTATTTTAGTTTCTTTTACACTATTCTTGTACGTCATTTTTGATGCGTATATGTTTGCCGTTGTATTTATGCCGTTGGTCTTGGCTTTGACAGCTTCTTTTGCAGCAACCATTGTGTATATCGCAATCTTCCATTACAAAGACGTTTAAAACATCCTGTTATCGAACTCACTTTTATTTTATAGAGACTATTAATGTGCCGAGAAAAAAAAATGAATGCGGAAAAGCAAAATAAAACATCGTCAAAATTTGTAAAGCATGTAATATACGCCGGCCTCTATTGGGGCTTTTATGCCATCGGATACCATTTTTGTTCTCAAATCGAATCTAGCGGTTCCTTTATTATGCAGGAATCATCAAAGTTTGAGATTATTGCATTAGCAATATTTACATATTGCGTAACCGCTTTCGAAGTAATAGAGGTTTTTCCAACCACTTTACGTTCAAAAAGATCTTCCGATACGCAATCTCAAAATCAAAAATGATGGATTAATGCCTCCACATCCATTTTTTTAATTTCAGAAGTAGCACTCCCGTTTTTCTCACTTTTTTCTATTGCTTCTTTGCAGAAACAAACTAGCCATGGTTTAAATATAAACCATGGCCAAAAATCATCAATCATTTAAGGAACATCTTTTTAATACAAGAATGGGCCTGCATACCTAGATTCATGATCACTGCAAAATAGTACAAGAATGGGCACCGAAACAAAAAT encodes:
- the hrpA gene encoding ATP-dependent RNA helicase HrpA, whose protein sequence is MSYENLKIAYPDLPVVEHREEFFEMLEKHQVVIVKADTGSGKSTQLPKFLLEWYSSKGEARAHTTEREARPQNPFKIGVTEPRRLAAISIADRLREELKDETLVSTKIRFWEQGQSDAPIKVMTDGILLQEFRRDRLFRQYSAIVIDEAHERSLNIDILLGIFKTVLQARPEFKLIVASATLDAKLFEEFYDNSCVLEAEGRTFPVDVEYYFGGGSTGSPTLSKVPELAEGPRFRDTSGKGDSGLLDEARDAILDLETRHRDHLLCFLPTERDIQDLAGELAHELDSATFDILPLYGRMSPDEQRRIFRRTEKTRVVLATNIAETSLTIPGIAYVVDTGTARISRYNAQSRIQGLPVEDISKASARQRTGRAGRVKPGVCIRLYSPEDFEKRDEFTEPEIRRSNLANVVLQLRSLGLELENFPFLQSPPHSAFRGAYKTLFELGALTADNASGHVTKLGREMTRLPMDVALSAVLLRARDAGVLQPALIVCSALSIQDPRVVPSEEPERTRIRQLHRKFAGHKSDFLTFICMWNAFCAEWDGKTWNKLRKFCDKNSLHFLRCREWIDLYEQFGRILDVKFENRVCPLDSFHRDNLHIALLSGFLGGIALRDIENGCYRLVSGRETHVFPGSDLYGKSAEWLFSAEVRETSRIFLNKAAEIKPEWIMQVAEPFCTRRWYAPTWNQDRGFVEAVEEVSFRGLVISRGHRVDYARVNPEECAEIFWREAVVLGQMARPFAFMTHNERVVEDLHALEARKRQFGLAPSEDALVDYYVRIAHEVNSIKTLKDYIREHTDQFLKFDAKFWLDQNESEISGVILSGVRSTESKNLMHPLIDPSTEFTLSLSKGLGDTHNKKLLPKPTLGGSLEQFRIGDRVVVGEMVFDATRDCDGINLNLPYDLLTQVSPANLAMAIHQWREWMVESVIRELPKAVKKSLEGKKTSIDDAFYAALEAAPHKAPLLSLYETLSQMKELFDEDGAALSIATVNPDKENHLRLHLSVCKQGVAEKFTLEISPEWGCFRMFQAVRPAVVTFGIDFPLETLRFGWRLGESSLMTPGESAFWQAFRKRLERDAQEAYDATLIADRLNMLETGGVFLDGFETALKAWVLKSLVADRLDVNRCVRFTGLEFSRGKKIHEFKNLAATTRSEDEEIRLALVRATYESGLLGAESFVKSWRLLKEFSISMRQGAEHAQAARNPQMNAIFTLYQKDVTLYERLKAVSKVLDANLVNDGVQTTVALNPRALREMFRPFLKSRYLKDHELKSARELLSEIERTGQDEKEFAELYLKARALLEDFEILRYKRRGSDVEEVVEEDALAKLKGRFGKLK
- a CDS encoding Cof-type HAD-IIB family hydrolase, which gives rise to MKILFTDLDGTLLTDDKRISETDMRSIRAMIDAGHKFVMTTGRPLTSVKQLAEQYGFLEPGFFLVSFNGGLIYDCGEKKPILTRYIPVDEVKAIMDAAHAHGMHAHTYSGDLVVSEYETEQLKTYCRLMKMDYVVVKDIREYYGEFVNVVVKPPIKVNIITPFEHSGLVDFRTEMRKTTEGKLFDVFSKPEMLEFSHMQSNKGDAVKFMADFYKVPIADTIAVGDEENDCPMIEAAGVGVAMANASQVVKDIADYVTVNDNNHSGITEVIEKFVP